The Cylindrospermopsis curvispora GIHE-G1 genome contains a region encoding:
- a CDS encoding universal stress protein yields MFKTVLFPIDGSREAREAVDIVVNLVQQYNSRLIILSVVEEVSSEETNDTAMASPELVAGLLQEAQSLFFNHGINPEVLEKQGKAAFTICDVADEVGANLIVMGCRGLGLTQEGANDSVTTRVINLSPCPVLVIP; encoded by the coding sequence ATGTTTAAAACTGTTCTATTTCCCATTGATGGCAGTCGAGAAGCGCGAGAAGCTGTGGACATAGTTGTCAATCTTGTCCAGCAGTATAATAGCCGCCTAATAATTCTATCAGTGGTGGAAGAAGTATCATCGGAGGAAACGAATGACACAGCAATGGCATCTCCAGAGTTGGTTGCCGGACTTTTACAGGAGGCCCAGAGTTTATTTTTTAACCATGGTATTAATCCAGAAGTGTTAGAAAAGCAGGGGAAAGCAGCTTTTACAATTTGTGATGTAGCAGATGAAGTAGGAGCAAATTTGATTGTAATGGGTTGTCGAGGTTTAGGTCTTACCCAAGAAGGAGCCAATGACAGTGTGACCACAAGAGTCATCAACCTCTCACCCTGTCCAGTTCTGGTTATCCCCTAG
- the tyrS gene encoding tyrosine--tRNA ligase, whose translation MAKDFSWLYRGVAEIFPQSHDTDSETESLEKRLLNADHPLRIKLGIDPTGADIHLGHSIPVRKLRAFQDAGHTAVLIIGDFTARIGDPTGKSDVRRQLTEEDVSQNAQTYLEQVRPILDFDTPGRLEVHYNSQWLSGLDLAKILELLSTMTVGQMLAKEGFAERYKKENPIFLHEFLYPLMQGFDSVAIRSDVELGGTDQKFNIAVGRDLQRHFGLRPQFGLLLPILIGTDGIQKMSKSLGNYVGLSEHPSQKYQKLQGVPDHLLTQYFELLTDLPLDTLPDNPRDRQQFLAWEIVRQYHGEIQANQAQEAAKSKGKEGVLPEFSLANITQFPAKLAHILSASGLCKSTGEGKRKIQEGGVRLDGEKITDVDLTFFGPGDLSGKVLQVGKKNFVRIVP comes from the coding sequence ATGGCTAAAGATTTCTCCTGGTTGTATCGTGGCGTGGCGGAAATTTTTCCCCAATCCCATGATACTGATAGTGAAACTGAAAGTTTGGAAAAGCGTTTATTAAATGCTGACCATCCTTTGCGAATTAAATTGGGTATTGATCCTACCGGTGCGGATATTCATCTAGGTCATAGTATCCCAGTCAGAAAATTGCGGGCTTTTCAAGATGCTGGTCACACTGCGGTTTTGATTATCGGTGATTTTACTGCTAGAATTGGCGACCCAACAGGTAAGTCAGATGTGCGTCGTCAACTGACAGAAGAGGATGTGTCACAAAATGCCCAAACCTATCTTGAACAGGTAAGACCAATTTTAGACTTTGACACACCTGGGAGATTAGAGGTACATTATAATTCTCAGTGGCTCTCTGGTTTAGATTTAGCCAAAATCTTAGAGTTGCTTTCCACCATGACAGTGGGTCAGATGCTGGCTAAGGAGGGTTTTGCCGAACGTTATAAAAAAGAGAATCCTATTTTCCTTCATGAGTTCCTCTATCCTTTAATGCAGGGTTTTGATTCGGTGGCTATTAGATCTGATGTGGAATTGGGCGGTACTGATCAGAAGTTTAACATTGCAGTAGGTCGGGATTTACAACGGCATTTTGGTTTACGTCCTCAGTTTGGTTTACTATTGCCCATTTTAATTGGAACTGATGGTATTCAAAAAATGTCTAAGTCCCTGGGCAATTATGTGGGGTTATCGGAACATCCCTCCCAAAAGTACCAGAAACTACAAGGTGTTCCGGATCATTTGCTGACTCAGTATTTTGAATTACTCACGGATTTACCCTTAGACACTTTGCCAGATAATCCACGAGACCGCCAACAGTTCTTAGCTTGGGAAATTGTCCGCCAATATCATGGTGAAATCCAGGCTAATCAGGCTCAGGAGGCGGCAAAAAGTAAGGGGAAGGAAGGTGTATTACCGGAGTTTTCTTTGGCTAATATCACTCAATTCCCTGCCAAATTAGCTCATATTCTCTCAGCTTCCGGTTTGTGCAAAAGCACAGGGGAAGGTAAAAGAAAAATTCAAGAGGGTGGTGTGCGCTTGGATGGTGAAAAGATTACCGATGTGGATTTGACCTTTTTTGGTCCCGGAGATTTATCTGGTAAAGTTTTACAAGTAGGTAAAAAGAACTTTGTTCGTATTGTTCCATAG
- a CDS encoding transglycosylase domain-containing protein produces the protein MSSRIFTNKNSQEQVSPGFEFFKGVGQVAGATLLSVTLLSSSIIAGSLVGLAISFRNLPDVRQLRSFSPTETTFIYDIKGKLLASIHGEANRQVVPLDRISPNLKRAVLASEDGHFYSHHGINPSGVGRALVVNLVAGGVKEGGSTITMQLVKNLFLSHKRAFTRKLAEAVLAIRLEQILEKNEILEMYLNQVYWGHNNYGAQTAARTYFNKSAELLTLGESAMMAGLIQAPEEFSPFVSMKKAKQKQREVLGRMRELDWITPKEYDQAINEKITLGRIRSFQGSALPYISNTVAQELARRFGRDALLKGGMRVQTTVDAKFQIMAESTVSRWHQDLLSKGLRKNQIALVAIDPRTHFVKALVGGVDAKASEFNRATQAQRQPGSSFKPFVYYAAFATGKYTPDSTILDAPVSYRDGNGWYYPRNYDGGFSGAMSIRTALAQSRNIPVIKLGKSIGMNKVVETCRTLGITSPMEPVTSLPLGAIGVTPLEMASAYATFANYGWQSPATVIVRITDSSGNVILDNTPKPQRVLDSWASAATIDIMQSVVTSGTGKGAALGRPSAGKTGTTSSEKDIWYVGTVPQLTTAVWVGRDDNLQLSSGATGGGMVAPIWRDFMVQALENVPVENFKSPSQFPRPKSN, from the coding sequence GTGTCTTCTAGAATTTTTACCAACAAAAACTCCCAAGAGCAGGTTTCACCTGGCTTTGAATTTTTTAAAGGAGTAGGTCAAGTAGCTGGTGCAACCCTACTATCTGTTACCTTGCTATCAAGCTCTATAATAGCCGGATCCCTGGTGGGATTGGCTATTAGTTTCCGCAATTTACCAGATGTTAGACAGTTACGCAGTTTCTCTCCTACAGAAACTACCTTCATATATGATATTAAGGGTAAGCTTTTAGCCAGTATTCATGGTGAAGCTAACCGTCAAGTTGTACCCCTAGACAGGATTTCCCCTAATCTTAAACGTGCCGTACTTGCTAGTGAAGATGGTCACTTTTACAGTCACCATGGAATTAATCCCTCCGGTGTGGGAAGAGCTCTGGTAGTTAACTTAGTAGCTGGCGGGGTAAAAGAAGGTGGCTCTACTATCACCATGCAGTTGGTCAAAAACTTGTTTTTGTCCCACAAACGAGCATTTACTCGTAAACTAGCAGAAGCAGTCTTAGCCATTCGTCTAGAACAAATTCTAGAGAAAAATGAAATTTTGGAAATGTACCTCAATCAGGTGTATTGGGGTCACAATAACTATGGTGCCCAAACAGCAGCTCGTACCTATTTTAACAAATCCGCAGAACTTTTAACCCTGGGTGAGTCAGCAATGATGGCTGGCTTAATTCAAGCTCCAGAAGAATTTAGTCCTTTTGTAAGCATGAAAAAGGCTAAACAAAAACAAAGAGAAGTTTTGGGTAGAATGCGTGAACTGGATTGGATTACCCCCAAAGAATATGACCAAGCAATTAATGAAAAAATTACATTAGGTCGAATTAGGTCTTTTCAAGGTAGTGCTCTACCCTATATTAGCAACACTGTGGCCCAGGAATTGGCCAGAAGGTTCGGTCGAGATGCACTGCTTAAAGGGGGTATGCGTGTGCAAACTACTGTTGATGCCAAGTTCCAAATCATGGCAGAATCTACTGTAAGTAGATGGCACCAAGATTTACTTAGCAAGGGACTGCGGAAAAACCAAATTGCTTTAGTTGCTATAGATCCACGTACACACTTTGTCAAAGCTTTAGTCGGTGGCGTAGATGCAAAAGCAAGTGAGTTTAATCGCGCAACTCAGGCTCAGAGACAACCTGGTTCTTCTTTTAAACCTTTTGTTTACTATGCAGCCTTTGCTACGGGTAAGTACACACCGGATAGCACCATATTGGATGCTCCTGTGAGTTATCGAGATGGCAATGGTTGGTACTATCCGAGAAACTATGATGGTGGTTTTAGTGGTGCAATGTCTATTCGCACCGCCTTGGCCCAGTCCCGTAACATTCCTGTAATTAAACTTGGCAAAAGCATAGGCATGAATAAGGTAGTGGAAACCTGTCGGACTTTGGGTATTACGAGTCCTATGGAGCCAGTAACATCGTTACCTCTTGGTGCAATTGGGGTTACACCACTAGAGATGGCTAGTGCCTACGCTACCTTTGCTAATTATGGATGGCAGTCCCCGGCTACAGTAATAGTACGCATTACTGATAGTAGCGGTAATGTTATACTAGATAATACACCCAAACCCCAAAGAGTTCTGGATTCTTGGGCATCAGCGGCTACCATAGATATTATGCAGTCAGTAGTAACCAGCGGTACAGGTAAAGGAGCAGCATTGGGTAGGCCATCAGCAGGTAAAACGGGAACAACATCCTCAGAAAAAGACATTTGGTATGTAGGCACGGTGCCACAACTGACAACAGCAGTGTGGGTGGGAAGGGATGATAACCTGCAATTATCCAGTGGTGCCACTGGTGGTGGAATGGTTGCCCCTATCTGGCGTGATTTTATGGTGCAAGCCCTAGAAAACGTGCCAGTGGAGAATTTTAAATCACCTTCCCAGTTTCCCCGTCCTAAGTCAAATTAG
- a CDS encoding PatU produces the protein MQERFQVVLKRRLQLEIQNRPPLFPWESQLVEYPEFVEDPGIALIPAWGWLAQQSQLSLPIPLPDKVFQHLVDRCLSLVTSCIPLGPKLIQAVADMFPDEDQLISDLAGLVLRSSYRSVSTLETLPSIDKDYFKLQPRQQMALSLIAAKQLLESLTLSISLSNPVVEQQWQSYGGTLTVQAQLLSLGATMKLCVYGELPTPATFTIQGNGTSVTAVSKEGHKASLELNCPRANQTCVLTVEFPQAETQPLLLAINVTV, from the coding sequence GTGCAAGAACGTTTTCAAGTCGTCCTCAAGCGGCGATTACAACTCGAAATCCAAAACCGCCCACCTTTATTTCCTTGGGAAAGTCAATTAGTAGAGTATCCAGAATTTGTCGAAGATCCCGGGATTGCTTTAATTCCCGCCTGGGGGTGGTTGGCACAGCAATCTCAACTTAGTTTACCAATTCCCCTACCGGATAAGGTTTTTCAACACTTGGTAGACAGGTGTCTATCACTAGTAACATCTTGCATCCCATTGGGTCCTAAATTGATACAGGCAGTGGCAGATATGTTTCCAGATGAGGATCAGTTAATTAGCGACTTAGCTGGATTAGTACTCAGAAGCTCCTACAGATCCGTAAGCACTTTGGAAACCCTACCTAGTATTGACAAAGACTATTTTAAGTTGCAACCGCGTCAACAAATGGCTTTGTCATTGATAGCTGCTAAACAGTTGTTAGAAAGTCTAACTTTGTCTATTTCCCTTTCTAACCCAGTAGTAGAACAACAGTGGCAAAGTTACGGTGGTACTCTAACTGTTCAAGCACAACTCCTTTCCCTGGGTGCCACGATGAAGTTATGTGTTTATGGTGAGTTACCAACTCCAGCAACTTTCACAATTCAAGGGAATGGCACATCGGTAACTGCCGTCTCTAAGGAAGGTCACAAGGCTAGTTTAGAATTAAACTGTCCCCGTGCCAACCAAACTTGTGTCCTCACAGTTGAATTTCCACAGGCGGAAACTCAGCCTTTGTTATTAGCAATTAATGTGACCGTATAG
- a CDS encoding protein kinase family protein, with protein MNRLFLLPYSFYYCLFVFLSPTYAKNTAYEPINYPSKTKFATSCSQQSWENLTTRLMLDLPSYANRVTQRSRRLGLSVDLYPYVMVAGRSEFKSLPLNPNINTDSSYVSKGVEQLFFTTLERQYSKGKSIELQQFHWLFVTKTPSGWRVVMMFSQAGDYPLKSVISPPRNSSNGVIAQAVKLWLRDCQAGSLRS; from the coding sequence GTGAATAGACTATTTCTCCTACCTTATTCCTTTTATTACTGCCTATTTGTTTTTTTATCTCCTACTTACGCTAAAAATACTGCTTATGAACCCATAAATTACCCATCCAAAACCAAATTTGCCACTTCTTGTTCTCAACAGAGTTGGGAAAATTTAACTACTCGGTTAATGCTTGATTTACCTAGTTATGCCAATCGGGTGACTCAACGTTCTCGTCGTCTTGGTCTGAGCGTTGATCTTTATCCCTATGTTATGGTAGCGGGTAGATCTGAGTTTAAATCTTTACCTTTAAATCCTAATATTAATACGGACTCTAGTTATGTATCCAAAGGTGTGGAACAGCTATTTTTTACCACATTAGAACGACAATATAGCAAGGGAAAATCAATAGAGTTACAACAGTTCCACTGGTTATTTGTAACTAAAACTCCATCTGGTTGGCGAGTGGTAATGATGTTTAGCCAAGCAGGTGACTATCCATTAAAATCAGTTATATCCCCACCTAGAAATAGTAGTAATGGAGTTATTGCGCAAGCTGTTAAATTGTGGTTACGAGACTGTCAAGCAGGAAGTTTAAGAAGTTAA
- the pyrF gene encoding orotidine-5'-phosphate decarboxylase has protein sequence MSIIASERIIVPLDVPNLDQAIALIELLPDVSFWKVGLELFTSVGPRILDVLKSRQKRVFLDLKFHDIPNTVGSACRIAGTYGVDLLTIHATCGKDCLRGAMDALFQGAATGGTAPPKLIAITLLTSISARDLAFDLKIPLELPEFALQMALLAENAGLDGVVCSPQEVAQLRESCRPDFLLVCPGVRPVWANKNDQKRALSPVQALQYGADYLVIGRPITAATNPLSAWEKICEELGSIQNLSSTT, from the coding sequence ATGTCCATAATTGCCAGTGAACGGATTATTGTTCCCTTAGATGTGCCAAATTTAGACCAGGCGATCGCATTAATAGAATTGCTACCAGATGTGTCCTTTTGGAAGGTTGGTTTAGAATTATTTACCAGCGTTGGTCCAAGGATTCTGGACGTTTTAAAATCCCGCCAGAAGCGAGTTTTCCTAGATTTAAAGTTTCACGACATTCCTAATACAGTAGGGAGTGCTTGTCGTATTGCTGGTACTTATGGGGTGGATTTGTTGACAATTCACGCAACTTGTGGTAAGGATTGTCTTAGGGGGGCGATGGACGCATTGTTCCAGGGAGCAGCAACTGGTGGTACTGCACCACCAAAATTAATTGCCATTACCTTGTTGACTAGCATTTCAGCACGAGATTTAGCTTTTGACTTAAAAATTCCCTTGGAATTGCCCGAATTCGCATTACAAATGGCACTCTTGGCTGAAAATGCTGGTTTAGATGGGGTAGTTTGTTCTCCCCAGGAGGTAGCACAACTGCGGGAAAGTTGTCGACCAGATTTTTTGTTGGTTTGTCCTGGAGTACGCCCCGTATGGGCAAATAAAAACGACCAAAAACGTGCTTTGTCTCCTGTGCAAGCTTTACAATATGGTGCTGACTATTTAGTAATTGGCAGACCTATCACTGCTGCTACTAATCCGTTGAGCGCCTGGGAAAAGATATGTGAGGAACTAGGTTCAATTCAAAATCTATCATCTACTACCTGA
- a CDS encoding zinc-binding dehydrogenase, producing the protein MSDRMRAIVVDPNIPGRLTIKEVPAPTPTVNEALIRVASTSLNRGEIRRASTATPGWRPGWDLAGTVEKSAADGSGPAVGTRVVGYVPSGAWGELVPVPTHSLAELPHFVSFTQAATLPIAGLTAYHIMKKGGFLLNKSVLITGASGGVGNFAIQLARLSGAKVVTHLRQSKYESVVKQAGSRHVVIGEDISSAQVYGPYHLIVDSVGGNILGQALNFLDSNGTAVVFGATGGREVTFNAGNLYALGGASIYGLIVFHELKQEPAAIGLKWLLELVESAQLRPHIEIEASWNEVANIAQKLMERSFPGKAVLHIL; encoded by the coding sequence ATGAGTGATAGAATGCGTGCCATTGTAGTTGACCCTAACATACCAGGGCGCTTAACAATAAAAGAAGTCCCAGCACCCACACCCACTGTGAATGAAGCTTTGATCAGAGTTGCATCAACTTCATTAAATCGCGGTGAAATCAGACGTGCTAGTACAGCTACCCCTGGTTGGCGTCCTGGTTGGGATTTAGCTGGTACTGTAGAAAAATCCGCTGCTGATGGTTCTGGTCCTGCTGTGGGAACACGGGTAGTAGGTTATGTTCCCAGTGGTGCATGGGGAGAGTTAGTCCCAGTACCCACCCATTCTCTGGCCGAATTACCACACTTTGTATCATTTACCCAAGCTGCTACCCTACCGATAGCAGGTCTAACAGCTTACCATATCATGAAAAAAGGTGGTTTTCTACTGAATAAATCCGTGTTAATTACTGGTGCATCTGGTGGAGTTGGTAACTTTGCCATTCAGCTGGCTCGATTAAGCGGAGCAAAAGTAGTTACACATCTACGACAATCTAAATATGAATCTGTAGTCAAACAAGCGGGATCTCGTCACGTGGTCATTGGTGAGGATATTTCATCTGCTCAAGTATACGGACCCTATCACTTGATTGTAGATTCTGTAGGTGGTAATATTCTTGGTCAAGCTCTCAATTTTCTGGACTCTAATGGAACAGCTGTGGTATTTGGAGCTACTGGGGGAAGGGAAGTAACCTTTAACGCAGGCAATCTTTATGCTCTTGGTGGTGCGAGTATATATGGGTTAATAGTATTTCATGAATTGAAACAAGAACCAGCGGCTATAGGGTTAAAATGGTTGTTGGAGCTAGTGGAATCTGCCCAATTACGTCCCCATATTGAGATAGAAGCGTCATGGAACGAAGTTGCCAACATAGCACAAAAGTTGATGGAAAGAAGTTTTCCTGGTAAAGCAGTTTTGCATATTCTATGA
- a CDS encoding pentapeptide repeat-containing protein, protein MSVESNSSPNSSPDSHSLSGAHLPDHQLHPDDFDGKAGENTLVSEHLFAQQLPAAISFLQSPKYTNLLKKSTSIFSHNTTLTSGANSQDFIFTLLAIALTIISTTINNNFLGVISTILTIFLCTKLLLPWLRAIIKEWVSPQDQKIFLGFITLTFAIVGSLKFFGLGNVIIKETGKINWDVLGSVADWFGALGQIFIAIIAVYVAWRQYIISKDLTIQQNLLTIQQNIITQQQTIDSYFQGISDLVLDEEGLLEDWPQERAIAEGRTSAILSSVDASGKAKILRFLSRSKLLTPLQRDRRLGRPILDGMGGYAEDRLYGTRVIDLGVMLAGSDLSNTDLRWTDLTEVNLVHSNLSGCDLVKANLSRAILYEANMSQADFNGTRLFYGSAEQASPRSRTEPPNYQTGEHTGAVVENVDFTGVQRMSESTRYYCCAWCGEKSRTTIPGGCEGIPNKLPGNERNKT, encoded by the coding sequence ATGAGTGTGGAGTCTAATTCAAGTCCCAATTCAAGTCCTGATTCTCACAGTTTATCAGGTGCCCATCTGCCAGATCATCAATTACACCCAGATGATTTTGATGGTAAAGCGGGTGAAAATACGCTGGTATCTGAACATTTATTTGCTCAACAACTCCCCGCTGCTATTTCTTTCTTGCAATCCCCAAAATATACCAATCTTCTCAAAAAGTCTACCTCTATTTTCTCCCACAACACTACCCTAACTTCTGGTGCTAATTCTCAAGATTTTATCTTTACCCTCCTGGCGATCGCCTTAACTATTATCAGTACAACCATTAATAATAATTTTCTGGGTGTTATCAGTACCATATTGACTATTTTCCTATGCACAAAACTACTTTTACCCTGGTTAAGAGCAATTATTAAAGAGTGGGTTTCTCCACAAGATCAGAAGATTTTCCTGGGTTTTATTACCCTTACCTTTGCCATTGTTGGCAGCTTAAAATTCTTTGGTTTAGGTAATGTTATCATCAAGGAGACTGGGAAAATTAATTGGGATGTTTTAGGAAGCGTAGCGGATTGGTTTGGAGCTTTAGGTCAAATTTTTATAGCTATAATTGCAGTTTATGTGGCCTGGAGACAATATATAATTTCCAAAGACCTAACTATTCAACAAAATTTACTAACTATTCAACAAAATATTATTACCCAACAACAAACCATAGATTCCTACTTTCAAGGAATTTCTGATTTGGTCTTAGATGAGGAGGGATTATTAGAAGATTGGCCTCAAGAAAGAGCGATCGCTGAAGGGCGCACCTCTGCAATTCTTAGTAGTGTAGATGCTAGTGGAAAAGCCAAAATACTCAGATTTCTTTCTCGCTCTAAACTCCTCACTCCTTTACAACGTGACCGTCGTCTAGGTAGACCCATTCTTGATGGTATGGGTGGTTATGCTGAAGACAGATTATATGGAACCCGGGTTATAGATTTAGGAGTAATGTTAGCGGGTTCTGATTTATCGAATACTGATTTACGTTGGACCGATTTAACGGAAGTGAATTTAGTTCATTCTAACCTGAGTGGTTGCGACTTAGTCAAGGCTAATCTATCTCGTGCCATACTATATGAGGCAAATATGAGCCAAGCAGATTTTAATGGAACACGGTTGTTCTATGGATCAGCAGAGCAAGCTTCACCTCGTAGTCGTACTGAACCTCCTAACTATCAAACAGGGGAGCATACAGGAGCAGTGGTAGAGAACGTGGATTTTACTGGTGTGCAAAGAATGTCAGAATCAACCCGTTACTACTGTTGTGCTTGGTGTGGAGAGAAATCCAGAACTACCATACCTGGTGGTTGTGAAGGAATACCAAATAAATTGCCGGGAAATGAAAGGAACAAAACCTAA
- a CDS encoding phosphoglycerate kinase, which translates to MSKKSLASLSAADISDKRALVRVDFNVPVDNQGNITDDTRIRAALPTIQDLISKGAKVILASHFGRPKGVDEKLRLTPVAKRLSELLGQEVIKTDDCIGDDVTAQVAALEKGQVLLLENVRFYKEEENNDPEFARQLAANADFYVNDAFGTAHRAHASTEGVTKYLSPSVAGYLVEKELQYLQGAIEAPQRPLVAIIGGSKVSSKIGVIETLLEKCDKLIIGGGMIFTFYKARGLNVGKSLVEQDKLELASSLEKEAAKRGVTLLLPTDIVAADKFAPDADAVTVSIDHIPDDRMGLDIGPESVKVFQAALADCKTVIWNGPMGVFEFDKFAVGTEAIAQTLAEIGKTGATTIIGGGDSVAAVEKVGLADQMSHISTGGGASLELLEGKVLPGIAALDEA; encoded by the coding sequence ATGTCAAAAAAAAGTTTAGCAAGTTTATCTGCTGCCGATATTTCTGACAAACGCGCCTTGGTACGAGTTGATTTTAACGTACCTGTGGATAATCAGGGGAATATTACCGATGACACTCGCATTCGGGCTGCCCTCCCTACCATTCAAGATTTAATCAGCAAGGGAGCTAAGGTGATTTTAGCCAGCCACTTTGGTCGCCCCAAGGGTGTGGATGAGAAGTTACGTCTCACTCCCGTTGCCAAACGTCTTTCTGAACTTTTGGGACAAGAGGTGATCAAAACTGATGACTGTATTGGTGATGATGTCACCGCCCAGGTAGCAGCTTTAGAAAAAGGACAAGTGCTATTGCTAGAAAATGTCCGCTTCTATAAAGAAGAGGAAAACAATGATCCAGAATTTGCCCGCCAATTAGCCGCTAATGCTGATTTCTATGTTAATGATGCTTTTGGTACTGCTCACCGGGCCCATGCTTCCACTGAAGGTGTAACTAAGTATTTAAGTCCTTCCGTGGCTGGTTACTTGGTTGAAAAGGAGTTACAATACCTACAGGGTGCTATTGAGGCTCCTCAACGTCCTTTGGTAGCCATTATTGGTGGGTCTAAGGTTTCTAGCAAAATCGGTGTCATTGAAACCCTATTAGAAAAGTGCGATAAGTTGATTATTGGCGGAGGGATGATTTTTACCTTCTACAAGGCACGGGGACTAAATGTGGGCAAGTCCTTGGTAGAACAGGACAAATTGGAACTAGCCAGTTCTTTAGAGAAAGAAGCAGCGAAACGTGGTGTGACTTTGCTGTTACCTACGGATATTGTTGCAGCTGATAAATTCGCACCTGATGCTGATGCTGTCACTGTTTCCATTGACCATATCCCTGATGACCGTATGGGTTTAGATATTGGACCTGAGTCGGTTAAAGTTTTTCAAGCAGCTCTAGCTGATTGCAAAACCGTTATCTGGAATGGACCTATGGGCGTGTTTGAATTTGACAAGTTTGCCGTCGGTACTGAAGCGATCGCCCAGACTTTAGCAGAAATTGGTAAAACTGGTGCCACAACGATTATTGGTGGTGGTGACTCTGTAGCTGCTGTAGAAAAAGTTGGTTTAGCTGACCAAATGAGCCACATTTCCACTGGTGGCGGTGCTAGTTTGGAATTATTGGAAGGTAAGGTTCTACCCGGTATTGCAGCTTTGGATGAAGCCTAA
- the hetZ gene encoding heterocyst differentiation protein HetZ: protein MNSTVTLINKGDGSIGVEVIEVIFEFLLRELQQCTKSTEKNCRNIAVRIASEVMRICNESKRIQSSGEIESSATTLARYRLQQCLHYYQLGSHKGRIELHSTLSSIVYRYINLPQRQLSYQGRMIAIEDFLQSFYLESLNAFRRENQQPPDYRPQTLLELAEYMAFTERYAKRRIPLPGRQQQLIILRAQTFSQQQSLEISVDIEQATQASGGESDRSWDEPILTQLRAAIAIQPESEIEEGSLRSLVITELMSYFEQKQQLDCAEYFSLRLQEFSTQEIESILGLTPRQRDYLQQRFKYHLMRFSLLHRWELVHEWLEASLPTNLGLTPHEWEIYMRNLDEKDKYLLDLKHQGETDQAIAKNLGLSMAQLQKRWFKILEKAWEIRNSLSGSSPSAYE from the coding sequence ATGAATTCAACGGTAACATTAATTAATAAAGGGGATGGATCTATTGGAGTAGAGGTGATAGAAGTAATATTTGAATTTCTTCTAAGGGAACTCCAGCAGTGCACCAAATCGACAGAAAAAAACTGTCGCAATATAGCAGTGCGAATTGCCAGTGAAGTAATGAGAATTTGCAACGAAAGCAAACGCATTCAATCGTCTGGAGAAATAGAAAGCTCTGCCACCACCCTGGCCCGATACAGACTCCAACAGTGCTTGCACTATTACCAACTGGGTTCTCATAAAGGTAGGATAGAACTGCACAGCACCCTAAGTTCAATTGTATATAGATATATTAACCTACCCCAAAGGCAATTGAGCTACCAAGGGAGAATGATTGCTATAGAGGACTTCCTGCAAAGTTTTTATTTGGAGTCTCTAAACGCCTTTCGCCGCGAGAATCAGCAACCACCTGACTATCGTCCTCAAACCCTCCTAGAGTTAGCAGAATATATGGCATTTACCGAACGGTATGCTAAACGTCGGATTCCATTACCCGGACGCCAGCAACAATTGATAATTTTAAGAGCACAGACATTCTCGCAACAGCAATCGCTAGAAATTAGTGTGGATATTGAACAAGCTACCCAAGCAAGTGGTGGTGAATCTGATCGTTCTTGGGACGAGCCCATATTAACCCAATTGCGAGCTGCTATAGCTATACAACCAGAGTCAGAAATTGAAGAAGGTAGTTTGCGCTCCCTGGTGATTACTGAGTTAATGAGCTATTTTGAGCAAAAACAACAATTGGACTGTGCTGAGTATTTTTCCCTGCGACTTCAGGAATTTTCCACCCAGGAGATTGAATCAATTTTGGGCTTGACTCCACGCCAACGAGATTACTTGCAGCAGCGATTCAAGTATCATCTAATGCGATTCTCTCTTTTGCATCGCTGGGAACTAGTACATGAATGGCTAGAAGCGTCACTGCCAACTAACTTAGGTTTAACACCCCATGAGTGGGAAATATATATGCGTAATTTAGATGAAAAGGATAAATATTTACTAGATTTAAAACACCAAGGAGAAACTGACCAAGCAATAGCTAAAAATTTGGGATTATCTATGGCCCAGCTCCAAAAACGGTGGTTTAAAATTTTAGAAAAAGCATGGGAAATTCGCAATTCATTGTCCGGATCCAGTCCATCTGCTTATGAATAA
- a CDS encoding DUF1825 family protein translates to MGFFDSEIVQQEAKQLFEDYQALIQLGNNYGKFDREGKKLFIEQMENMMDRYRIFMKRFELSEDFMAQMTVEQLKTQLNQFGVTPQQMFEQMHLTLERMKTELEKQV, encoded by the coding sequence ATGGGATTCTTTGACTCTGAGATAGTGCAACAAGAAGCCAAGCAGCTATTTGAAGATTATCAGGCACTAATTCAGCTTGGTAATAACTACGGCAAATTTGACCGTGAAGGCAAAAAGCTGTTTATTGAACAAATGGAAAACATGATGGACCGTTACCGCATCTTTATGAAGCGGTTCGAGTTATCAGAGGATTTCATGGCACAAATGACAGTAGAGCAACTAAAAACCCAGCTCAATCAATTTGGTGTGACCCCACAGCAAATGTTTGAGCAAATGCATCTGACTCTGGAGCGCATGAAAACTGAGCTAGAAAAACAGGTGTAG